One Vanrija pseudolonga chromosome 5, complete sequence genomic window, ACTGACCCCACGAAAACTCGCACGGCCCTTTGGCGGCTCTgtgacagcggcggcgacgacgacggcggcggcggattGGGGGCGATATCCCGACGCAACCAGACGAGACGCGCCCCGCTTTCAgtcgacacacacacacacacacactttCGCTCTCAACTGCCCCAAAGCTTTGGTCTCGCCGAACGCAAAGAGTcaaacgacgacggcaacatCGACTGTCACTGCATGCGTTCGGCCTGTCTGTTCCCCCCAACGTCTGTCCACACCGACTTCATATACCCCTTTCCACCTCCCTGCTCTGCTCTCCTCTCTCCTCTCATCATTGTCCTCTCTCATCGTCACATCCCCCCAACCTGTCACACACTCGCACAACAACATCACCTCACTCGCACTGCGCCACTacccccgacgacgacgactatATCACTCGGTAATAGACTCTACCACCCCTTTCATCATCCCCCACCACCTACAACCAACAACATGCGCACGACTTCTCTCACCCCTCGCCAGTGAGTCACGACGAAGCACACCGCCCGCACACACTGACCACACCACCCAGACCCCGCGGCCAGTCCCCGAGCCCGGTGGCCGCCAAAATTCAACAACAACCTCCACCCACGCCCGGCCCCAGCTCCCACaagcccaccgccgctgtTGCGCCCTTTGCCGCCCGTAGCCttgtccgcgccgcgccggccatTACCGTCAGCGAGTTAGACCACGAGAGTGCGTGGGGTGACGATGAGGGCTCCGAgtttggcgacggcgcctcCGAGGCGAGCTTTTACTCCCTTGCGCACGAGTGCGGCGTCAATTGCGCGTGCAGCGACACGGACGGTGACAGTGTGGCGACAGTGCTTGACACGCCGGACCTCACCATCCCCAGTCCGACCGCCACCATCACCAGCctgcccgaggacgacaccCCAAAGAAGGACGAGGTTTCTGTGGGGTGGTCTCAGAAGAGCTGGGGAACTGCCTCGTGCCCCCCCCGCAACCCCACATCGACCGATCAGAAGAGCGAGTACGGCCTGCTCTCCAACCACGCCCggaagcagctcgaggacctcgggCCAGATTGGAAGCCCGACTGGGCCAAGGTGCACCAGCCGGTCACCCCACTCGACCCCACGTCGCCAGAGTTTGAGGACCTTCTGGTCCGCGCGTGGGTGGCCATCCACGACAGATGGAAagccaaggtcgccgaggccacccGCAGTCTGAGCCACTACACCCCGTTCATGCTCTCCCAGTCCACCGAACGTGAGTGGTGTCTGGTGTGGGGCCGACCACTGACCCCGCAGCCCAGGAGATCACCCTCCGCATCATTCACATGTGGATCGATGTGTGTGACAGcgtcgacaacctcgcgGTGATCGCCTCGTACCTCTGGTTCGATGAGGCGGGCAAGCtgccaccctcgccacctGGGCACGCGGAgtacgacgccgccggcgaggcgagcgcgacgacgcctcgctACCCCAAGCTCCAGCAGGCCAAGCGCGACTACCCCGTCCCACACTGGGCGttcgaggacggcgccgagtaCATCATGAAGCGACAGAGCCCGGTTTACTCGatcacgtcgtcgccacgcATCCCCCCGCGCATCCTCCGCCGCttgctcgacggcgacattCCGGACGCCCGCATCTACTACCCCCTGTGGGTGCCGCCCCAGACCAAGTCCAGTTGGCTGTGGTGGTTCTAGGAGAGGATAGGAGTAAATGGACAGTCAGAAGTAAGGACACTCGAGAAAGAGAGTATTAGCCTGCATGGTGGCGACATTATAAGCAACATGGCCCCGCATCAGCAACCCCACAGCACGGGGCCGAACCAAACAACAGcacaataacaacaacaacacaacGCATTCACAAGTCGCGCACGAGCCGCGCATCACATGCCCCCCACATCGCATGCCCCAGTATCCTGTCTCTGCATGCCCGATAATATGTACCTTGTATGCAGCCTCGTAACTGTCACCGAGTGGTGGACAACCCATTGTGGCGGGGGGAAATGCCTCACCAAGATCGGCGAGGTATGTCGTCACCACAGggggcggtgacggcgcgtCGTATTCCTCGGGGCGGAGCGGAGCAGCGATATGCACAGTCGGCAGCAAGCAAGTCGTCCTGGTGATGTCCCCTGGTGACTGTTTGCAGGCAGTGTGACAGTCACTGGGCCTCACCCAGCCGATCTTGCCGACGACTCCGTCGAGATCCATttccgccaccgcctcgtgTATTAATAGCCCAGTGGCCAGTGGGTCAGATGTTGTTGCGACTCGACCCACCACGGCCTGCCCACCAGCCAGTGGCTCGCAGCAAGCAGTGCACGAGCGCGATTAAGACCTTGTCAAGGGGTCCCGATACGCGCCGAGGATAAGAGCGGCGTGCGGGGCAGGTTGTCGGGGTATCATCAACACCAACACCAACACTAACACTGTTCACCTCAAcccccaaccacccaccatggGCCTCTTcagctcgctccgctccaaGCCCGACCCGGAagccctcgaggccgagatatcccgcctcgaggccctccggtggcccgacgacgcctcgcgcgccatcGTGGCCAGGTATCAGGCGACCGTCGGGCTGTCGCATGTCCGCACGGCCGACCCGCGCAAGTACCTCAAGTACCTTGACACGGGGTACTTTGAGCCGATCccgacggcgtggtgggtgCCTACAGTAACGCTGGTGACAAGCTGACGCACACCCAGGGCAAActcgccggcgagcccgcTCTGCCAGCCTTGCTTTGGCCagtgggacgacgagggggagagTGGGTGTGCTGAGCGCGCTTGGTCGCTGACGGCAGAACGGCTGTACTGGACGCTCAACCAGGCGCGCCACCACGGAGTGCCGCAGCTGTCGTTCATGGTGCGTTGGCTGGTGGGGGCGAGCTGACACGCAGCGCCCGAGCGAGATTGCAGAGCAGCGTATGGCGCGCGAGAGGATGCGCCGCGCGAGGGCTATTGACCCGCGGTACGCGAGCCGGGTGAGCAGGATGTGCTGGGGTAgactggtggtggcgagctgACGACCTTCGCCAGTACGACGCCTTCCTTGGCCAGTATGGCCGCAAGGGATACTCGAAGCAGGTtcccgcggcgccgctgcaccGCGAGTTTGTCGACCTGGGCAAGAGCCaccccggcggcggtggcatcGACACGATGCTCATGATTGATGTGtctgggtgggtgtggcgcgGGGTCTGCTACGATGCTGACTTGCAGCTCTATGGGCTGGGATCACTACCGCGACGGGTTCGAGCAGCCGCGGCACATTGACGTGGTGCACTCTATCCTCGGGCGGGCAGTGCACCACACGACCCCGCGCGACCACTACActgctggcggcgaggcaggGATCGGCGTCGTGACGTTCTCGACGTACGGGCGGTACGTCGGCAAGCTGTCCGAGCGCAACTTTCCCACCATGTGGTCCGACATCCAGAACTCGGTCGGCGGGGGCACGCAGGTCATGGCCGGCTGGCAGAAGGTGAAGCAGCTGCACTTTGAGCGGCACGGccaggcggccggcgcgacctgGCACCACACGTACGGGTGGCAGGCGCCCCCCGGAATGGTCAAGCTCagcctgctcgtgctgctcgacggcgaagcgaacgacatggacgagtgggagctcgagctgctctcCGAGTCGTGGGCGTACGTCACGATTCTGCTGATTGGGCGCGACGGCTGcccccagcaccaccggcacgcgaacgagctcgagcgcgtgtCCCGCGCCAACCCCCACATCCAGTTCTTCGACTGCCAGGGCCGCATGTgcgagcgcctgctgctgcacgacGTGCTCCAGGCGCTGTaccccgcccagccggtcagcgacgccgagatcctcGACCCGAAGTACGaccacccgccgcctgcgTACACGCCGTATGCGAAGGCATGAgccggccgaggacgagccgaAGGCGAGTCCGAGGAGCACGAAGTGACGCCAGGGAAGACGACGAAGTAGAATGACGTCTGTGTGTATTCTGTTTTGAGAAGTAATTCTATGCATGTAGCTTGTAGGCTGGTGAGTCGTGCGTGTGGTGAGTGCCACTGCGGGCAGGGTGAGTGACTGGTGGGCCGTGTGGGTCGGTCGTGGTCCGTGATCGAGTGACTGCCACCAGTCGATGCGGACGTCATGTCGGCGGCCACTTGGCTTCATCCCCCGAGAGAGAGGCCTCGTCCTCTCGGCGGACCCCTCCGCCAcagagctcgtcgaccgccgaCGCAAGCACCAccgagcagcgagcaccCTCATAAGTAACAGCCGTGGCCAACGTGTGGAGACGGGCCGAGGCCACGCCCAAGGGCAGCAGCCGCGGTGACTGCGATTCTGGGGTGAGTCCTGCACCAACAGCCGGGCCGACGCcacagcggcgagcgacgtgTTCGCGACTTGGCCGCTGGTGCTACCTCCTTTACATATCATGTCTGTTTGCTTCTCTGCCCCTGCGAGTGACCTTCTCGACCCCAACCATGTATATAGGCCGCACCCCGTCGTCCCgaagccagccagcgagccagcacCCGCAGCCGGGCCTTGTCTTGCACCAGTGCGCAGGAATAGCAATGGCGCGGACTAGTTTCCCGGGGGTGGagggagcagctcgacgcgccgcgagTTGACTCACTCAGGGCCAACCCCTAAATTCTGgcctggtgctgctggcctgGCCGCGTCGTAGTCTGGCGTTGttcgctcgcgcgcgtcgccagcCAAGGCGCTGTAAATAGCGACAATTGGTACCCGGCACGGCACGGTCAAGCAAGTGTGTCCCTGATGCCCCCGATtcctggtcgtcgaggtgtCTCGCGGTctcgcttgctcgctgcCAGTGTTTACAACTGTTGCTGTGCAGATTAACCCTTGCAATACAGGGCAACATGCACCAAGCTGGCCGCCGCACGCCCTGCAGCGCGACTGGACCACTCTGTGCCGATCTGCCTGGGCCTGTGCTTTCGTCGTCACTGTTTCGGTCGGCGCCAGGGAAGGGCCAAGGGGCATCTTTAGCCAAGTTGAGTGACTGCGGCATACCTTTCCTACCTTTGTATTCCTGGCACTTGTGGGCTGCGGCCACCACGACCTTCCTTTAAACAAGGCCATTAAACGTGCATGCACATTCTCCTTCTCCATTGCTCACCTTCCCTTCCCTTCACTCACTCGCTGTCCGTGTAAaacgagctcgacgctcACTGCCACCCTCTCTACACACACCACAGTCGTTTGTCCCTCGCCTTCCCCCGCCATGCTCTTCTCttccctcctcgtcgccgccgtcgcggcctcggccgcccccatcgccaagctgcagcagcgcgagcccACTGGCTGGGCGAGCAAGCTCGAGCCCTACGACACGTACCACGTCCGCTacgtcgccctcggctgCTCAAAGCAGCACAACACGCAGTTCTTCACCGACTGCTGCCACCCGCTCAAGAACGGCACCGACCTGTCCTCGCGCCCGTCCTACTGCACGCCCAACGCgaccgccctcgcctcggcctcggcccgtATCGCCAAGCAGAGCGGCGCTACCACCGCTCCCCTTCCTTCGGCctcggacgacgccgacgacgagtactgCTCCGACGCCGCTCCCTCCAACTCGGGCGCCCCtgccccctcggccgccgtcggcacccCGCTCAACGCCCCCGCGCCTTCCCCCGCCCCTACCACCTCGGCTGCTGACGCCCAGGCCACCCCcgacgcctcgtcctcgtctaccaccaccaccgaggcTGCCCCTTCGTCCACCACtaccaccgacgccgccccctcgtcgtcgcctacCGCCGAGGCtgactcggcctcgtcggccattGACAACAACGAGGCctttgccgccgccgctgcgcccacgccgtcgtcgtcctcgtcggacaagaaggaggccCCTACCCAggcgccctcgtcctcgactaccaccaccacggaCCAGCCCCAGCCTACCTCGGCCGCTCCTACTcagggcggtggcggcggcggctcgggccagACCTACGGCGACGCCTACGCCACCTTCTTCTACCAGAACGGTGTCGCCGGTGCCTGCGGCACCGTccactcggactcggacgccatcgtcgccatcgacacCAACGGCTGGTGGCAGAACACTGGCCAGGTCTCGGACCTCTGTGGCCGCCAGGTCCGCATCACCCGTGTCTCGGACGGCCGCCAGGTGACCGCcaccatcgccgacgcctgCCCCACCTGCGACACGAAcaactcgctcgacctcTCGGTCGGTGCCTTCAACCAGatcgccacccccgccgagggCATGGTCGGCATCACCTGGCAGTTCATCTAAACTGTCGATGATCAAACCGACAGCGTGACGGCCGTCGCGGGTGTCTCACCTTCGCCGACGATCCCgtcacacccaccaccccctctcCCCATCGGCTGCGCCTTTGGGCTAGAACCCTGTGAACTCTTTGTCACTCTGTTCTCATCTCCGTTTCATATCTCCCTTCCTGTCGTTCTTTCCCTCTTCACGGTCGCGTATTCCTGCGCGCCCCAGGCTCATCCGTAGCTCTCCAATGTCTTCATTCTAATGGCGGCTGGCAACAGTCGAGCACGTTGGGGTGAACTGCGGGAGTCTGGGCTGGCGTCGTTCAGCTGCGCCGCACACGCCAGACGCAGTAGTATGCATGGATCCGGTATCCACCTGTCGATAAATTTAGAGGCGCAGTAAAGGGTGCAAGGGGAAGGAGGACTGCGCG contains:
- the pi_1 gene encoding Papain inhibitor, encoding MLFSSLLVAAVAASAAPIAKLQQREPTGWASKLEPYDTYHVRYVALGCSKQHNTQFFTDCCHPLKNGTDLSSRPSYCTPNATALASASARIAKQSGATTAPLPSASDDADDEYCSDAAPSNSGAPAPSAAVGTPLNAPAPSPAPTTSAADAQATPDASSSSTTTTEAAPSSTTTTDAAPSSSPTAEADSASSAIDNNEAFAAAAAPTPSSSSSDKKEAPTQAPSSSTTTTTDQPQPTSAAPTQGGGGGGSGQTYGDAYATFFYQNGVAGACGTVHSDSDAIVAIDTNGWWQNTGQVSDLCGRQVRITRVSDGRQVTATIADACPTCDTNNSLDLSVGAFNQIATPAEGMVGITWQFI